The Staphylococcus sp. KG4-3 genome has a window encoding:
- the agrC gene encoding quorum-sensing sensor histidine kinase AgrC yields MSFLYSMFFSLLQVIILFYNMKLISGIRYTKRDFISIIGIIIPSNILFFIFSSEAVIFLFFMSTIFMYYKNKFIGVVTSLICFFILYMANFTSLWLSSVIVNAIGIDYAYMLFVAISFTIFSIIYAYIAKFFIKQLSVSDLSLNKIYLTLVNLFLLTILGLIYFYLPNRDVSFGDAQFISIIYAVVIITTAILIITISFSIIRQIQYKRNMQEIENYYKYTLQIEKINNEMRKFRHDYVNILSTLSDFIREEDMEGLRDYFHSEILPMQDSMQMNAIKINGIENLHVREIKGLLTTKILQAQEKNIRISIEVPEPIEKIDMPIINLSRVIGILLDNAIEASEKITEEPLIRIAFIKNEDTSVTFIVMNKCEPDMPKVHTLFQENFSTKGKNRGLGLSTLKELTDSTTNVLLDTTIDNNYFIQKVEILNSDS; encoded by the coding sequence ATGTCATTTTTGTATTCTATGTTTTTCTCATTATTACAAGTAATTATTTTATTTTATAATATGAAGCTTATTAGCGGTATTCGTTATACTAAAAGGGATTTTATTTCAATTATTGGAATAATAATCCCTTCAAACATTTTATTTTTTATTTTTTCTTCTGAAGCCGTAATATTTTTATTTTTTATGAGCACAATATTTATGTATTATAAAAACAAGTTTATAGGTGTCGTTACATCATTAATCTGTTTTTTTATTTTATACATGGCTAACTTTACAAGTTTATGGTTAAGTAGTGTGATTGTAAATGCAATTGGTATTGATTATGCATACATGTTGTTTGTAGCTATTTCATTTACTATATTCTCTATAATTTACGCGTATATAGCAAAATTCTTTATTAAACAATTATCAGTTTCAGACTTATCATTAAATAAAATATATTTGACATTGGTAAACTTATTTTTATTAACTATCTTAGGTTTAATTTATTTTTATTTACCAAACAGAGATGTATCATTTGGTGACGCTCAGTTTATTTCGATTATATATGCAGTTGTTATTATTACCACTGCTATTCTTATCATTACAATTTCTTTTAGTATTATTCGCCAAATTCAATATAAGCGAAATATGCAGGAAATCGAAAATTATTATAAATATACGTTACAGATTGAAAAAATCAATAATGAAATGCGTAAATTCAGACATGATTATGTCAATATACTTTCTACCCTCTCTGACTTTATCAGAGAAGAAGATATGGAAGGTCTAAGAGATTACTTTCATTCTGAAATATTACCCATGCAAGATAGTATGCAAATGAATGCAATTAAAATCAATGGTATTGAAAACTTGCATGTTCGTGAAATTAAAGGTTTGTTAACTACTAAAATACTTCAAGCTCAAGAAAAAAATATTCGCATCAGCATCGAGGTCCCAGAACCAATCGAAAAAATCGATATGCCTATTATAAATTTAAGTAGAGTAATCGGTATATTACTTGATAATGCAATTGAAGCTTCTGAAAAAATCACTGAAGAACCACTTATTCGTATCGCTTTTATTAAAAATGAAGACACATCCGTGACATTTATCGTTATGAATAAGTGTGAACCAGATATGCCAAAAGTACATACTCTTTTCCAAGAAAACTTTTCTACTAAAGGAAAAAACCGTGGACTTGGATTATCCACATTAAAAGAATTGACTGATTCAACAACAAATGTTTTATTAGATACAACTATTGATAACAACTACTTTATTCAAAAAGTGGAAATCTTAAATTCTGATTCATAA
- the mroQ gene encoding intramembrane glutamic endopeptidase MroQ, giving the protein MSRLWVSILTLVIYGLAQFGVIILQLSGLFNNYSGKELVFAQIYTQVILFIIASFIIIIINHFIANPTSLEQQPKEKKRYAIGWALVGYFVVMIYQIIANMINIYLLGAPQSSPNTERLMKVAQEIPIFIILISVVGPILEEFVFRKVIFGEIYNIIQANKTIRFLIAGIVSSIIFSAAHSDPSFFIIYFGMGMIFSALYVYTKRIWVPILVHIMQNGFVVIIQVLVGPEKIKEIQESASFIFNFLF; this is encoded by the coding sequence ATGTCTCGTTTATGGGTGTCCATATTGACATTGGTTATATATGGCCTAGCACAATTTGGTGTAATCATTTTACAATTGTCTGGTCTATTTAATAACTATAGTGGCAAAGAACTTGTCTTTGCGCAAATTTATACACAAGTTATATTATTTATTATTGCATCTTTCATAATTATTATAATTAATCATTTTATCGCTAACCCTACTTCTTTAGAACAGCAACCCAAAGAAAAGAAAAGATACGCTATTGGATGGGCGCTTGTTGGTTATTTTGTAGTAATGATTTATCAAATTATTGCTAATATGATTAATATCTATTTATTAGGCGCACCTCAATCTAGTCCAAACACAGAGAGACTGATGAAAGTAGCTCAAGAAATTCCTATATTCATTATATTAATTTCAGTAGTTGGTCCTATTTTAGAAGAATTTGTTTTTAGAAAAGTGATTTTCGGTGAAATTTATAATATAATTCAAGCGAATAAAACTATTAGATTTTTAATTGCAGGGATTGTGAGTTCAATTATTTTTAGTGCTGCCCATTCAGACCCTTCCTTTTTTATCATTTACTTTGGTATGGGTATGATTTTCTCAGCATTATATGTTTATACTAAACGAATTTGGGTTCCTATTTTAGTACATATTATGCAAAATGGTTTTGTAGTTATAATTCAAGTATTAGTAGGACCAGAAAAAATAAAAGAAATACAGGAATCTGCTTCATTTATTTTCAACTTTTTATTTTAA
- a CDS encoding aminotransferase class I/II-fold pyridoxal phosphate-dependent enzyme has protein sequence MNPLALDLNEKLSKSNPEIADMLSDLGKLMYYPKGILSQSAEAKSTKYNATIGMATYKDSKMYANTLNDVFTELTPDEIFPYAPPQGIESLRDLWQQKMLKENPDLDPSDMTKPILTNALTHGLSLVADMFVDSGDTLLLPTHNWGNYKLVYSARHNADIETYDIFDEDGHFTTDNFVDTLDNYQKDKVVLILNYPNNPTGYTPTKEEVSTIVAAIKTLAERGTNVIALVDDAYYGLFYEDVYTQSLFTALTNLHLDNVLPIRLDGATKEFFAWGLRVGFISFGVSNETTKHVLEEKVKGLIRSNISSGPMPSQSAVKYVLEHPETFENEIQHNIDTLQARYEITKSVVYDEQYAPYWQVYDFNSGYFMALKVHSVDPEQLRLHLIETYSIGIIALNGTDIRIAFSCVEKDDIPHVFDTIAKAISELQE, from the coding sequence ATGAATCCTTTAGCTTTAGATTTGAATGAAAAATTATCTAAATCAAACCCAGAAATAGCAGATATGCTATCAGACCTTGGAAAATTAATGTATTATCCGAAAGGTATTTTATCTCAGTCTGCTGAAGCAAAATCTACAAAATATAATGCAACAATTGGTATGGCTACTTATAAAGACAGTAAAATGTATGCTAATACATTAAATGATGTTTTTACAGAGCTTACTCCTGATGAAATCTTTCCATACGCTCCTCCTCAAGGTATTGAATCACTCCGTGATTTATGGCAACAAAAAATGTTAAAAGAAAACCCAGATTTAGATCCGAGCGACATGACTAAACCAATCCTTACTAATGCTTTAACACATGGTTTATCATTAGTAGCCGACATGTTTGTTGATAGTGGTGATACATTACTATTACCAACTCATAATTGGGGGAATTATAAACTTGTATATAGCGCTAGACATAACGCTGATATCGAAACATATGATATCTTTGATGAAGATGGCCATTTTACAACTGATAACTTTGTTGATACTTTGGATAACTACCAAAAAGATAAAGTAGTTTTAATTTTAAACTATCCTAATAATCCAACAGGCTACACACCTACTAAAGAAGAAGTTAGTACAATAGTTGCTGCTATCAAAACATTAGCAGAACGTGGTACAAATGTTATTGCCTTGGTAGATGATGCTTATTATGGTTTATTTTATGAAGACGTATATACACAATCACTATTTACTGCTTTAACAAATTTACATTTAGATAATGTATTGCCAATCCGCTTAGATGGTGCTACAAAAGAATTCTTTGCTTGGGGGCTTCGAGTTGGATTCATTAGCTTTGGCGTCTCAAATGAAACGACTAAACACGTTCTTGAAGAAAAAGTAAAAGGATTAATTAGAAGTAACATCTCAAGTGGACCAATGCCTTCTCAAAGTGCTGTTAAATATGTTTTAGAACACCCTGAAACTTTCGAAAATGAAATACAACACAATATTGATACACTACAAGCGAGATATGAAATTACTAAGTCAGTAGTTTATGACGAGCAATATGCTCCTTATTGGCAAGTGTATGACTTTAATTCTGGATATTTCATGGCGTTAAAAGTTCATAGTGTAGATCCTGAACAATTGCGTTTACATTTAATAGAAACGTATTCAATTGGTATAATCGCGTTAAATGGTACTGATATACGTATCGCGTTCAGTTGTGTCGAAAAAGACGACATCCCACATGTATTTGATACAATTGCAAAAGCAATCTCAGAATTACAAGAATAA
- the groL gene encoding chaperonin GroEL (60 kDa chaperone family; promotes refolding of misfolded polypeptides especially under stressful conditions; forms two stacked rings of heptamers to form a barrel-shaped 14mer; ends can be capped by GroES; misfolded proteins enter the barrel where they are refolded when GroES binds) gives MAKDLKFSEDARQSMLRGVDKLANAVKVTIGPKGRNVVLDKEYTSPLITNDGVTIAKEIELEDPYENMGAKLVQEVANKTNEIAGDGTTTATVLAQAMIQEGLKNVTSGANPVGLRQGIDKAVEVAIDALHDISQNVDNKNEIAQVGSISAADEEIGKYISEAMEKVGNDGVITIEESSGFNTELEVVEGMQFDRGYQSPYMVTDSDKMVAELEKPYILITDKKISSFQDILPLLEQVVQSNRPILIVADDVEGDALTNIVLNRMRGTFTAVAVKAPGFGDRRKAMLEDLAILTGAQVITDDLGLDIKDATIDMLGTSNKAEITKDNTTIVDGDGDQNNIDARVSQIKAQIEETDSEFDKEKLQERLAKLAGGVAVIKVGAASETELKERKLRIEDALNSTRAAVEEGIVAGGGTAFMNIYDKVSKIEAEGDIATGINIVLKALEAPVRQIAENAGLEGSIIVERLKNADVGVGFNAATNEWVNMLEAGIVDPTKVTRSSLQHAASVAAMFLTTEAVVANIPEESSNDAQAGMGGMPGMM, from the coding sequence ATGGCGAAAGATTTAAAATTCTCTGAAGACGCACGTCAATCTATGTTAAGAGGTGTAGATAAATTAGCTAATGCCGTTAAAGTTACAATTGGACCAAAAGGGCGTAATGTAGTATTGGATAAAGAATATACATCACCGCTTATCACAAATGATGGTGTGACAATTGCTAAAGAAATTGAGTTAGAAGATCCTTATGAAAACATGGGTGCAAAATTAGTTCAAGAAGTAGCTAACAAAACAAATGAAATTGCTGGTGACGGAACAACAACTGCGACTGTTTTAGCACAAGCTATGATACAAGAAGGATTGAAGAATGTTACTAGTGGTGCAAATCCAGTAGGTTTACGTCAAGGTATTGATAAAGCTGTAGAAGTAGCTATTGATGCATTACATGATATTTCTCAAAATGTAGATAATAAAAATGAAATTGCTCAAGTTGGTTCAATTTCTGCTGCTGATGAAGAAATCGGTAAATATATTTCTGAAGCTATGGAAAAAGTTGGTAACGACGGCGTTATTACCATTGAAGAATCCAGTGGTTTTAACACAGAATTAGAAGTTGTAGAAGGTATGCAATTTGATCGTGGTTATCAATCACCATACATGGTAACAGATTCAGATAAAATGGTTGCAGAACTTGAAAAACCTTATATTTTAATAACTGATAAAAAGATTTCATCATTCCAAGACATTTTACCGCTATTAGAACAGGTTGTTCAATCAAACCGTCCGATCTTAATCGTAGCTGACGATGTGGAAGGTGACGCATTAACAAATATAGTATTAAATCGTATGCGTGGTACATTTACTGCTGTTGCTGTTAAAGCTCCTGGTTTCGGTGATCGTCGTAAAGCAATGTTAGAAGACTTAGCGATTTTAACAGGCGCACAAGTAATTACAGATGATTTAGGATTAGATATTAAAGACGCTACAATTGATATGTTAGGTACATCAAATAAAGCTGAAATTACAAAAGACAATACAACTATTGTTGATGGTGATGGAGATCAAAATAATATTGATGCACGTGTAAGCCAAATTAAAGCTCAAATTGAAGAAACAGATTCTGAGTTCGATAAAGAAAAACTACAAGAGCGTTTAGCTAAATTAGCAGGTGGAGTAGCTGTAATTAAAGTTGGTGCAGCAAGCGAAACAGAATTGAAAGAACGTAAATTACGTATTGAAGATGCGTTAAACTCTACAAGAGCTGCTGTTGAAGAAGGTATCGTAGCTGGTGGAGGAACTGCCTTCATGAATATTTACGATAAAGTTTCTAAAATTGAAGCTGAAGGCGATATAGCAACTGGTATTAATATTGTATTGAAAGCTTTAGAAGCACCGGTACGCCAAATTGCTGAAAATGCTGGTTTAGAAGGTTCAATTATAGTTGAAAGACTTAAAAATGCAGACGTAGGCGTTGGTTTCAATGCGGCTACGAATGAATGGGTAAACATGTTAGAAGCTGGTATTGTTGACCCTACTAAAGTAACACGCTCATCACTACAACATGCTGCAAGTGTTGCTGCAATGTTCCTTACTACAGAAGCAGTGGTTGCTAATATTCCAGAAGAAAGTAGTAACGACGCTCAAGCAGGTATGGGCGGAATGCCAGGCATGATGTAA
- the groES gene encoding co-chaperone GroES yields the protein MLKPLGNRVIIQKSEQEQTTKSGIVLTDSAKEKSNEGTVIAVGAGRILEDGTRVAPEVNEGDNVVFQQFAGTEVKRGDETYLIVNEEDILAIIEA from the coding sequence ATGTTAAAGCCATTAGGTAACCGAGTAATTATTCAAAAATCAGAACAAGAGCAAACAACAAAGAGCGGTATTGTATTAACTGATAGCGCGAAAGAGAAATCCAACGAAGGTACGGTAATTGCAGTAGGTGCAGGGCGTATTTTAGAAGATGGTACTCGAGTTGCTCCTGAAGTAAATGAAGGCGATAATGTAGTATTCCAACAATTCGCTGGAACAGAAGTAAAACGTGGAGACGAAACTTATTTAATCGTAAATGAAGAAGATATTTTAGCTATTATTGAAGCATAA
- a CDS encoding DinB family protein, translating into MTKPTVYEVIDLGINYLISGYDNWSNEQVLDDKIAAFPNTIHWQYGHVLTIFESALSLCEQNEVDIAKYTSLFGYGSSPEKWGDEDIPTVDEIFEHLKTLPDRARSLTDEQLEQELTETIAGCSTLNELLVLNAIHIPLHAGKIEEMSRILKQHQ; encoded by the coding sequence ATGACAAAACCAACAGTTTATGAAGTTATCGATTTAGGTATTAACTATTTAATATCAGGATACGATAATTGGAGTAACGAGCAGGTATTAGATGATAAGATTGCTGCCTTTCCAAATACAATTCATTGGCAATATGGACATGTACTTACGATATTTGAAAGTGCATTATCATTATGTGAACAAAACGAAGTAGATATTGCTAAATATACAAGTTTATTTGGATATGGTTCTTCACCAGAAAAGTGGGGAGATGAAGATATTCCTACCGTTGATGAAATATTTGAACATTTAAAAACATTACCAGACCGTGCGAGAAGCTTAACTGATGAACAGTTAGAACAAGAATTGACAGAAACTATTGCTGGTTGCAGTACACTAAATGAATTATTAGTACTCAATGCAATTCATATTCCACTACATGCTGGTAAAATTGAAGAAATGTCACGTATACTTAAACAACATCAATAG
- a CDS encoding nitroreductase family protein yields the protein MGLFSKKDSTLETFQNAIETRRTIYSLDQEISISDSEVEDIIEHAIKHVPSSFNSQSTRIVLLLNDNHNKFWDIAKQELKNAMGEDRDFQATSDKVDNFKHSHGTILYFEDQDVIEGLQNQMPNYAENFAIWSSQTNAMHQFAIWTALSTVGVGASLQHYNPLVDVAVSEAFEIPKTWKLVAQMPFGNVRDEAGEKEFHDISKRFLVRK from the coding sequence ATGGGATTATTTAGTAAAAAAGACTCAACATTGGAAACTTTTCAAAATGCAATAGAAACGAGACGTACTATTTATAGTTTAGATCAAGAGATTTCAATCTCTGATAGCGAAGTAGAAGATATTATCGAGCATGCTATTAAACATGTTCCATCATCATTTAACTCACAATCCACACGTATTGTATTACTTTTAAATGATAACCATAACAAATTCTGGGATATCGCTAAACAAGAACTTAAAAACGCTATGGGCGAAGACCGTGATTTCCAAGCAACTTCTGACAAAGTAGATAACTTCAAACATTCTCATGGTACAATTCTTTACTTTGAAGACCAAGATGTTATCGAAGGGTTACAAAATCAAATGCCTAACTATGCAGAAAATTTTGCCATCTGGTCTAGCCAAACAAATGCAATGCACCAATTTGCAATTTGGACAGCTTTAAGTACTGTAGGTGTTGGTGCTTCATTACAGCATTACAATCCACTTGTTGATGTTGCCGTTTCTGAAGCTTTTGAAATACCTAAAACATGGAAGCTTGTAGCGCAAATGCCTTTCGGTAATGTTCGTGATGAGGCTGGAGAGAAAGAATTCCATGATATAAGCAAACGCTTTTTAGTTAGAAAATAA
- a CDS encoding SdrH family protein produces the protein MKWYFSHKLVMSSFAIALSTTFISSQTHAAEQQLNEKLTNETPNQSNKKPIHSDPKNHTDSSRAGNTIQSDDTTNLGIDNSSGETPQSEVLNQAQSDQSSDIVSTETVQNNEEMQNTSDNQNPNNNALSNSERLEDNSNLTEQNQSNTDKQSTEDNADNQQTSAEPNNGDDGDNTPTPDSPDNGDTGDNQPNPDNPDNGDTGDNQPNPDKPDNGDTGDNQPNPDKPDNGDTGDNQPNPDKPDNGDGGDNQPNPDKPDNGDSGDNQPNPDKPDNGDTGDNQPNPDNPDNGDTGDNQPNPDKPDNGDGGDNQPNPDNPDNGDTGDNQPNPDEPDNGDGGDNQPNPDNPDNGDTGDNQPSPDNSDNGDTGDNQPNPDKPDNGDTGDNQPNPDNPDNGDTGDNQPNPDNPDNGDTGDNQPNPDKPDNGDGGDNQPNPDKPGNGDGGDNQPNPDKPDNGDGGDNQPNPDNPSSGGSEDPDPPHDEDNTNNPNDGSHGGSNSPNNPEVDNTRPSKPNGQGGSNGTLSSGSNTDNNDSNTTNNAINYNNDNKNEHQYGSSSHHEFASGGASVSYGDLAKSEKPQSNEKQLINRFDQMSTGSFKYNPFVVNQVKQLSSSAKTVTDREISSILRRQTFADNAFLNELQKGTNYFKFQYFNVLKSSDYYKNLDNQVLALITGEIGSMPDLKNPKRQQSSGKYEYHSSSEDELTHTTNGQSKNEIDVKFERTLFALITAMIIIFIGMVLGYFVNRRNKKDNK, from the coding sequence ATGAAATGGTATTTTTCGCATAAACTTGTGATGTCCAGCTTTGCTATAGCTTTAAGCACAACATTTATTTCTAGCCAAACTCACGCTGCTGAACAACAACTTAATGAAAAACTAACAAATGAAACCCCAAACCAATCAAATAAAAAGCCAATTCATTCTGATCCTAAAAATCATACAGATAGTTCAAGAGCAGGGAATACAATACAAAGCGATGATACAACTAATCTAGGAATTGATAACAGCTCAGGTGAAACGCCGCAATCTGAAGTACTTAATCAGGCTCAATCAGATCAAAGTAGTGACATTGTTTCAACTGAAACAGTTCAAAATAATGAAGAAATGCAAAATACTTCTGATAATCAAAATCCCAACAATAATGCATTAAGTAATTCTGAAAGACTAGAAGATAATAGTAATTTAACTGAACAAAATCAATCGAATACAGATAAGCAAAGTACTGAAGACAACGCAGACAATCAACAAACCTCAGCTGAACCAAATAATGGGGATGATGGAGATAATACTCCGACCCCTGACAGCCCAGATAATGGGGACACTGGAGATAATCAACCAAATCCGGACAACCCAGATAATGGAGACACTGGAGACAACCAACCAAATCCGGATAAGCCAGATAATGGGGACACTGGAGATAATCAACCAAATCCGGACAAGCCAGATAATGGGGATACTGGAGACAATCAGCCAAATCCGGATAAGCCAGATAATGGAGATGGAGGAGACAACCAACCAAATCCGGATAAGCCAGATAATGGAGACAGTGGAGACAATCAACCAAACCCAGATAAGCCAGATAATGGGGACACTGGAGATAATCAACCAAATCCAGATAACCCGGATAATGGGGACACTGGAGACAATCAACCAAATCCGGATAAGCCAGATAATGGAGATGGAGGAGACAATCAACCAAATCCAGATAACCCGGATAATGGGGACACTGGAGACAATCAACCAAATCCGGATGAGCCAGATAATGGAGACGGAGGAGATAATCAACCAAATCCAGATAATCCGGATAATGGGGACACTGGAGATAATCAACCAAGTCCAGATAATTCGGATAATGGGGACACTGGAGATAACCAACCAAATCCAGATAAGCCAGATAATGGAGACACTGGAGATAATCAACCAAATCCAGATAATCCGGATAATGGGGACACTGGAGATAATCAACCAAATCCGGATAATCCAGATAATGGAGACACTGGAGATAATCAACCAAATCCAGATAAGCCAGATAATGGAGATGGGGGAGACAATCAGCCAAATCCGGATAAGCCAGGTAATGGAGATGGAGGAGACAATCAACCAAATCCAGATAAGCCAGATAATGGAGATGGAGGAGACAATCAGCCAAATCCAGACAATCCAAGTAGTGGAGGTTCAGAAGACCCAGACCCTCCTCATGACGAAGATAATACAAATAACCCCAATGACGGTAGCCATGGTGGTTCAAACAGTCCCAATAATCCTGAAGTAGATAATACAAGACCTTCTAAACCTAATGGTCAAGGAGGTTCAAATGGAACTCTAAGTTCAGGCTCTAACACCGATAATAATGATTCAAATACAACTAACAATGCGATTAATTACAATAATGATAATAAAAATGAGCATCAATATGGAAGTTCTAGTCATCATGAGTTTGCAAGTGGTGGAGCTTCAGTGAGTTATGGTGATTTAGCCAAAAGCGAAAAACCTCAATCGAACGAAAAACAATTAATAAATAGATTTGATCAAATGTCTACTGGTTCGTTTAAATATAATCCTTTTGTAGTTAATCAGGTTAAGCAGCTGAGTTCTAGTGCTAAAACAGTAACTGATAGAGAGATTTCGTCGATTTTAAGGCGCCAAACCTTTGCAGATAATGCATTTTTAAATGAATTACAAAAAGGCACAAATTATTTTAAATTCCAATATTTTAATGTTTTAAAATCTAGTGATTATTATAAAAATTTAGATAACCAAGTATTAGCATTGATTACAGGTGAAATTGGCTCAATGCCAGATTTAAAAAACCCTAAAAGACAACAATCATCAGGTAAATACGAATATCATTCAAGTAGTGAGGATGAATTGACACATACTACAAATGGACAATCTAAAAATGAAATTGATGTTAAATTTGAACGTACACTATTTGCTTTAATCACAGCAATGATAATTATCTTTATTGGTATGGTCTTAGGATATTTCGTCAATAGAAGAAATAAAAAAGATAACAAATAA
- a CDS encoding carbon-nitrogen family hydrolase, with translation MNIEIFQFKIEPANVSLNEENIVNWFSKFVTPETDVVVLPEMWNNGYALPQLKELADNQLSRSFEFISKLAIQYDVDIIAGSVSNAMKDDVYNTAFAVSKNGYLINSYDKVHLVPMLNEPTFLTAGNAVPEAFNLTNGIKATQIICYDLRFPELLRYPARKDAEIAFYVAQWPQARVSHWIALLKARAIENDMFVIGCNACGDDGQTEYAGHSIVINPNGEIIAQLEGKPDHISCNIDLDEVTTQRENIPVFKNLRPHLYK, from the coding sequence ATGAATATAGAAATTTTTCAATTTAAAATCGAACCGGCAAATGTTTCATTAAATGAAGAAAACATCGTTAATTGGTTTTCTAAATTTGTAACCCCAGAAACTGATGTCGTTGTATTACCAGAAATGTGGAATAATGGATATGCTTTACCTCAGCTAAAAGAACTAGCTGACAATCAACTATCACGTAGCTTTGAGTTTATATCAAAGCTTGCGATTCAATATGATGTTGATATAATTGCAGGCTCTGTTTCAAATGCTATGAAAGATGATGTGTATAATACTGCATTTGCAGTTTCAAAAAATGGCTATTTAATCAATAGTTATGACAAAGTTCATTTAGTTCCTATGTTAAACGAGCCTACGTTCTTAACTGCTGGTAACGCTGTACCTGAAGCATTTAATTTAACTAATGGCATTAAAGCCACGCAAATTATTTGCTATGATTTACGTTTCCCTGAATTATTACGCTACCCTGCTCGAAAAGATGCAGAAATAGCTTTTTATGTAGCACAATGGCCTCAAGCAAGGGTGAGTCATTGGATAGCACTCTTAAAAGCACGTGCTATTGAAAATGACATGTTTGTAATAGGATGTAATGCATGTGGGGACGATGGACAAACAGAATATGCTGGTCATTCTATCGTAATTAATCCAAATGGTGAAATAATTGCGCAATTAGAAGGTAAGCCGGATCACATTTCATGTAATATCGACTTAGATGAAGTTACTACTCAAAGAGAAAACATTCCAGTTTTCAAAAATCTTCGCCCTCATTTATATAAATAA
- a CDS encoding accessory gene regulator AgrB translates to MSKFIDTKIDNFAKNLQLRNNLDHIEYLKMRLGMQVLVNNFFKAIVIYGVSILCHMFLYTLTVHLSFFIIRHFAHGAHAKNSLACYIESLIYFVLLPWIVGYIQVPSLLMYPLALIGLIIISIYAPSATKKQPIPEQLRKGKKIKSICVTLILLLISLFLNEPYQQLVLLGIIIISVLQFRIFFPKEDH, encoded by the coding sequence ATGAGTAAATTTATTGATACTAAAATAGACAACTTTGCTAAAAATCTTCAATTACGCAACAATTTAGATCATATAGAATATTTAAAAATGCGTTTAGGCATGCAAGTTTTAGTAAATAATTTCTTTAAAGCAATTGTTATTTATGGTGTTTCAATCCTTTGTCATATGTTTTTATACACACTAACTGTTCATTTATCATTTTTTATAATTAGACACTTTGCGCATGGCGCACATGCTAAAAACTCTTTAGCTTGTTATATAGAAAGTCTAATTTATTTTGTTTTACTACCTTGGATAGTCGGGTATATACAAGTCCCATCTCTACTAATGTATCCATTAGCTTTAATTGGATTAATCATAATTAGTATATATGCACCTTCTGCTACTAAAAAGCAGCCTATACCTGAACAACTAAGAAAAGGTAAAAAGATTAAATCAATATGTGTAACATTAATCTTGTTATTAATTTCGCTCTTTTTAAATGAGCCCTACCAACAATTAGTATTATTAGGTATTATTATTATATCTGTTTTGCAGTTCCGTATATTTTTTCCTAAGGAGGATCATTAA
- the agrD gene encoding cyclic lactone autoinducer peptide AgrD → MNVIKSISKSISKSISNYFAKVFASIGSISTVNPCFGFTDESEIPKELTDLYE, encoded by the coding sequence ATGAATGTTATAAAATCTATTTCAAAATCTATCTCAAAATCTATTTCAAATTATTTCGCTAAAGTTTTTGCTTCTATAGGTTCAATATCTACTGTCAATCCTTGTTTTGGTTTTACTGATGAATCTGAAATTCCAAAAGAATTAACAGATCTTTACGAATAA